A window of [Ruminococcus] lactaris ATCC 29176 genomic DNA:
CTGAGAAGCTTTTTCGTCTCATTATAAATAACTTCCTCATCTGTTCCGGTCAGTTTCAGCGTACCTGCCTTGATTCCCTCCGGTCTTTCCGTCGTATCACGCAGGACAAGTACCGGTTTTCCAAGAGATGGAGCCTCCTCCTGGATTCCGCCGCTGTCTGTCATGATCAGATAACTCTTATTCTGGAAATTATGGAAATCAAATACTTCCAGTGGCTCGATCAGGCGAACTCTGTCGCAGTCATCAAAAACTTCTTTTGCAATCTGACGTACCTTCGGATTCATATGGATCGGATATACAACTTTCACATCTGCAAATTCATCTACGATCCTTTTGATCGCTCTGAAAATATGGTACATTGGTTCACCGAGATTTTCTCTTCTATGTGCAGTCAGAAGGATCATCCGGTCATCCCCGATCCAGTCAAAGATCGGATTTTCATAATTTTCATCAACTGTCGTTGCCATGGCATCGATTGCTGTATTTCCCGTAATATAAATATTTTCTTCCTTTTTCCCTTCATCGCGGAGATTCTTGGCACTTACCTCTGTCGGTGCAAAATGCATATCTGCAAGACATCCTACCATCTGACGGTTCATCTCCTCCGGGAATGGTGAATACTTGTTCCATGTTCTGAGACCTGCTTCGACATGACCGATCGCGATCTGACTGTGATATGCCGCCAGTGCACCGGCAAATGTAGTCGTCGTATCTCCATGTACAAGTACAATATCCGGTCTTTCTTTCTCCAGCACTTCCCCGATACTTCCAAGCACTCTCTGTACGACTTCATTCAGGGTCTGTCCCTGCTTCATAATATCCAGATCATATTCCGGTACAATATGGAAAGTCTCCAGTACCTGATCCAGCATCTGACGGTGCTGTGCCGTAACACAGGTGATCTGTTCGATCTCCGGTCTGGATTTTAATTCTTTTACAAGTGGAGCCATTTTAATTGCCTCTGGTCTGGTTCCAAAAACCGTCATGACTTTTATCTTGCCCATTTTCGTTTCCTCTCTTTTCTTTTATCTGTCCAGTTTCTCTACCATTGCATCAAATTTCTCTGCAACCTCTGTTGCATTAAACTGATTCATGCCATCCTGATCTATTTCTACTGTATAATTTTCATAAGCGATCAGATACAGATAGTTCTTGATCTCATCTACAGAATAAGAAACTGTCACGCCATTCACGGCACGTACAACATCTGCTCCTGCCCCTTCAAACATCGTCATTCCAAAGATCGGACGGTTTGCTCCGATATAATCTGCAAGCTTTGCGGCAAAAAAGATATTCTCATCCAGGATTCCATGCAGGTTCGCATCTACATGCAGCAGCCAGTCACTGTTTCTCATAATAGAAAGACTTGTCTTATAATCTACCGGTTTCTTGATCTTCACTACATCCAGCAATTCATGGTCGATCAGATAGACTTTGTCATTTGCTGCCATATGTCCATAGAACAGTACTTCCAGATGCTCTGCAAGGTCCGGATGCTCTTTCTTCAGTGCCGCAATTCCTTTCAGAAACAGTCTTGGAGTCCTGGTCGCATCCAGATGCCCGATATAAACCATCTGGATCTTATCACTGCTCCTCGGTGCAATCGACGCATCATACAGTTCCGCATCAAAACTATGTGGAAGTACGACCGCCTTCTTTGCAATTTCTTTTCCACAGGAACTGAGCATATATTTTTTCTGATAAGGATTATTGAAAATGATCTTATCGCAGTTGGAAAGAATATTATGTTCCAGTGTTCTCTCCTTTTCCAGTGCCTGAAGCGGAGCTTTCTGTCTGCGCTTCCAGAGCAGATTCTTCATCTCCCGGACCGGAGAGATCATTTCCCGGATTCCCATCTTTCTTACATACCGCATCTGTAAAGAATATGGGGACATCGTCTGCATTCCTTTCAGCACAAACGGATTATTGGCAATCGGATCTCCAAATGATGCGATCCAGGTAATCCCCGGTTTCATTTTCTTGATCTCAAGTCCGATCTCATGCGACTCAGGCGGCATGGAACGGGTCATAACAATATCATATTCGTTCTGATGCTTTCTGAAATATTCAACCGCAGCACTCTTCCATGTGTCCAGTGACTCTCCCTGAAGACAGATCTTCTTTACATTCCCACACTCAGGGAGCTGCTCGTTCTTTCCATAAGACCAGGAATCATTGCTGTCCTGCATACATACATCATACTGATACTTTGAATTTTTCAATAACTTATATGTTACAAGTCCCTCTGAAGAATTGATCGGTGGAAAATACCAACTAATTACTAATATTCTTTTCATCGTGCGAATCTTCCTTTCACTTTTCTTGCTAATACCATCACCTTGTGCCATTTTGATCCATCTACTTTTACAAATTTAAACTGCGTCTCACGGTTATATCTCACATAAGCCATACAGTTCAGACGGTCATAGAGCCTTTGATTCGTCTTTTTCAGGTAAGCATCAAACTCTCGGATTTCATTATATGCCCGCTTATGATCCTTATCGTATTCGCAATAAATTGAATAATGTGTATTCAATGTATAAGTCAGAATCATCTCAATGTACTCCCTCTTATTCGGAGTCAGATCCTTTTCAATTCCGGTATAATACTCGATCAGCCATTTGATCATCCGCTTGTGGTGTTCCTGATTTCTCACGAAATTGTCCATATTCATACTCTGATCTTTACGACCGATAAAATAGCGGTAAATATCCAGATGATAATAAGCAAATGTATCCACCTTTGTGATCGGCACAATATTATACTGCATATCTACATAAAAAGTCTTTTCGAGCATTTTAAGTCCGGATGCACGCAGAACTTCCGTACGGTAGGTCGTCGTTGCCATCATGAAATATTCTCCGTGAAGTATATTCAGATCGATCTCATTGAGATTATATTTTTTTCCGTCTTCCAGATCCTTATATTCAAAATATTCGGACTTTCCATTATAGACATGCTCTTTTCTGTAGTCACAGATCACGGCATCTGCCGTCTCTTCTTTTAAACGCTTTACAAATTCAATAAAATCTCCGATATTGACCCAGTCATCACTGTCCAGCACTTTGAAATAAGTTCCCTGTGCTTTCTCGATTCCGACATTGATCGTAGAACCATGTCCGCCATTTTCTTTATCTACAAAGACAACTGTCTGCGGATATTTTTTCTCATACGCTCTTGCAATGTCAGCCGAGCCATCTTTACTTCCGTCATTCACAACCAGTACTTCTATCTCTTCCAAAACTTCCGGTAACAATAACGAATCAAGACATCTTCTGAGATATTTTTCAACGTTATATGTCGGAACTAATACTGTTAATACCTTCATATTAATTATTACTCCTCCTTACGTCTGCTTGAAATCAATGTTACTATCCCGTGCGGCATCACCGACTTAATACCTTTTTTCACGTAATACGTGCTTTTCTTCTTTTCAGTATTTTTCTTTTCGGGATTTTTATTTTCGGGATTTTTATTTTCAGACTTCCTGCCGTCCCTTTTTCTGGCAGAAGCCTTACTTTTTTCTTCCTGAACCGGTATTTCCTGTTCAGCCTCCCCCTCATTTTCTTCAACCGGCTTCTCAGGAATCACATACTTCCCATCCGGTTTCTTTCTGAGATACTGCATCACATAACTGTATGCCTCAGGATACAGACTGAGACTTTCAAAAAAGTCCCACGCCTCCTGCCTCATCTGCCGGTCACAGTACCAGTTCAACTGCCTGTATACCAGTGGAGCGATCAGGAAACGGAATACATATTCCTTTTTCCCTGCAGTGTATCCGTCATTAATGATAGTTCTTAAAATGGAATGGATCTCATGTCCAAGTGAAAGTTTTTCCTCCTGGATTTTTTTCCGTTCCCCTTTCAGATACCGATAAACGTTCAGATCATAATATCGGATCGTATCAATTTCCCTGATACTGAGAGCCTGCCACTGCCGGTCAACGCTCTCCTTACCCGATGCACAGAATTTCGAGATGCTCTCAAGTTTCTCTGTTCTGTATACTGCTGTGGATAACAGAGGACCGGAATCTTTAAATCCATATCCCGGATACAAAAGATCTTCAAACCGGTACTGACTTCCATCCATCAGCATATCATAATCAGCTATTTCTTCCAGAAGACTTTTTTCATAATCTGCATAAGAGCCTCTGCAAAGAACAACATCCGCTTCTTCCTTTTGCAGTCTTTCGATCAGTTCTGCAAACTGCTCAGTGTCTACCCAGTCATTTCCATGGATCAAAGCCGTATACTTTCCTGCTGCACTTCGGATTCCCTCTTTTATCATACACCCCACATCTGTCTCTGCCGGATGCACGAATCGCAGAACCTCTCCTCCCAGTCGCATAAATTCGTCTTTTTCTTCTGCCTCCAGCTCCGTTCCCGTATCAGAGAGCAGAATCTCGATCTTTCCATTATACTTCTGATTCAGCAAAGATAAAAGACATTTTTTCGTCTTTTTATGTTCTGCCGGGTTCAATACAAGTACCGAAAGCACCGGCGGGCGTTCCACTTTTTTAGGAAACGATTCCCTTGGAGTTCTGCTCAGGACCTGTCTCTGCCGGATCAGTTCAATCTCTTTCTCTACAGTTTTCTCCACGCAGAAATTTTCTCTCGTAAACTCTGAAAGTTCTCTGCTGATCTTCAGATACTCTTCCGGATTATAATACAATCTTTCAATGATCTGTGCAAGTTCCAGCGGATCTTCCGGATCTGCCAGTGTATGAAACCGTTCCTCCTGCATAAAATATCCATTGGACGTTACCCTGGATCCGATCACGACCAGTCCCGACGAAGCACACTCTCCCATGGATACCGGATGTGCATCATGCCTTGACGGGAGCAGGGCGATTCCCTGCTCTTTATAAATCTCAGAAAGCTTATCGTTCGGAATAAATGTTCTGTGAAAATGGACATTTTCAAACTGCCTGAGCGGTTCTGTCAGCACTTCGTAAAAATCCCCATCTCCATATATTTCAAAACTCAGTTCTTTGAAAAATTCTTTTCTCGATAATTCAAGGATTGCCCGCACACTCAGATCCAGGGAATGTACCATGCAGTTGTCAAATTTTCTGATAATAATGATCTTTTTCCTGTCCTCTGCATTCTTTGCATGATATGGAAATCGCTGTTCATTGATCACATTATTGATCACACTGCTGTTCTTAAATTTCAGGCGATGCTGCTCTTCCGCAAACTCTTTCAGCCACTTTGATACAAAGACCCATTCCGCATTATCCATCTGTGAGTATTTTTTAATGAACGCATCCCGCCTGTCAAAAACTTCCGCTGAATTTGTCCTTATAAGCGGTCTTGTGAAATACGGTCTTACCAGATTTTCAACATACCTGTAAATGGACTCTGCCCCATGGCAGATAAAAATAAGCTGATCCGGCGGATAAACATATCCATCATAGATCGACATCAGATTTTCATCCACAAAATGAGTCACGATCACATGATACTGCCTTGAATCTAAAAGCTGCTTCAACGTTCCGTAATTTCCCTGCAGCACCGGGATTCCCTCCAGCTCATAAGACATCTCGTACCAGTTGGATGCCAGAATGGATGCAACCTGGATATGGATTCCCTTTTTCTGATATTCTTTATTTCTTGAATGTGCAAATGCACATAAATACAGATTCGCAAATGATGGATAATTCGGAACTACCACCAGTACATCTTTGGCCCCGGAGCACTCCGATGCAAGATAATAAGGCTGACTCAGTTCCTCAATTTCAATCTCATCAAACTTCAATGTCGATTCCGCAGAAATCACAAGTTCCACTTCCAGCCGAACCGGTGTCGTCAGCTCCATAACAGCCGTAGAACCGGCTAAGACCGGGTAATACTTATTAATATTGATGTATCCCCCGGCATTTTCTCCGCTTCCTCTGAAAGTAATCTTACAATATTTAGTTTCAGGATCTGTAAATTCTATGGCTTCTCCCGCTTCAAGTACCAGTCTTTCTGAAGAGTCATTCTTTATCACAGACTCTGTCAGTCCAAAAGTCCCGGCGGTCATCTTCTTAATCATCAGTTTCTCCTTTGATCCGCACCATACTATGATTATTTTGAAACCTGACTGTCATAATAAGCCTGACAAACCTTTTCTGTATTCCCGCTCATCACAACTTTTCCATGATCCAGCCACACTACCTTGTCACAAAGACTTCTGATCGAATCAATGGAATGTGATACATATAATACCGTCGTACCACCAGTAATCATACTTCTCATCTTGGCCTCACTCTTCTGCTGGAAATTCAGATCTCCTACCGACAGGATCTCATCCACGATCAGAATTTCAGGATCTACCTGTGTTGCAATCGAGAATGCAAGTCTTGCAACCATACCACTTGAAAAATTCCGCACCGGAACTTCCAAAAAGTCCTGCAATTCTGAAAATGAAACGATCTCATCAAACTTCTGATCGATAAATTCTCTGGAATATCCCAGAATAGAGCCGTTCAGATAAATATTCTCACGTGCCGTAAGATCCATATCAAATCCTGCTCCCAGCTCGATCATAGGACAGATATTTCCCGCTACAGTGATCTTTCCTTCTGTCGGCTTCATAACTCCGGAAACCACTTTCAGAAGCGTACTTTTTCCTGCACCGTTCCCACCGACGAATCCGACAACCTCGCCCCGTTCCACTTCAAAATTCACATGCTTTAATGCCCAGAAATCTTTATTTCCCTTTTTCTCATCTTTCTTTTTCGGCTTAAACATATTGATGAAAAATAACTTCAGCGAAAAATTTTTCTCTATGCCAAGATTAAATTTCATCGAGACATCTTCAACTTTTATCATGCTGTCCATACTGCACCTCTTTATACATAATAAATAAACTTGTCCTGATTCTTTCTAAATACGACTGCTCCGATGATCAGACTTGCGATCGAAGAAATAATACATGCCGCAAAATCCATGGACGTCGGAATCTGATGATACAAAATGATCGTTCTTGCAAAAGTAATAATATGATATAACGGATTCAGCTTCAGAACCATCTGCAATCTCGGATCTAACATATTAATATCATACATGATTGGGGTCATATAAGATAAAATCTGTATAATAATTCCATAAATATAGAACATATCCCTCAGAAATACTGAAACTGTCGCAAGGAACAGACTGACTCCCAGTGTAAATACAAATAAGAAAATAAAGGAAAGCGGAAGCAGAAAATGATAAATATTCAGCCCCGTTCCTGTCAGGATGATCACCGCATACAAAGGAATCAGTGTCAACAGGAAATTAATCCCCACAAATAAACACTTTGATAACGGGAAAATATATTTTGGAATATAGATCTTATTAATCAGTGAAAAGTTTGCAACGACCGAACTCATCGAAAGGTTGCTTGCCTCATTAAAATAATTAAAAAATACAAGACCCGTCAGCAAATACGTCAGGTAATTTACTCCCGGTGTCGAGAACTTGAATACATTGGTAAATACGATTGCCATAACGCACATCATCAGAATCGGATTCAGTAAGCTCCACAGCACTCCCAGCACAGATCTTTTATATTTAACTTTAAAATCTCTGGAGATCAACTGTTCCAGCAAAAAAGAATACCGCTTCAGACTCAGACAAATATTTTTAACAGTTTTCATCTTATCTTCCTTTCTCTTGGTATACATCTTTGTTATGATAAACTAAATTGCCTGTAGTGTCAATATTCTGGCTATTCAGCTTTTATTAAAAAATCCTTAACAGCAGGTTTTCATGAGTCGATCTTTATTCACTTTTCTCTTCTCTGAATACCACAAACCGCTGGCCTAAATAGTTCATTCCCACGAAAATACACATTCCCGCCAGCATGGCTATATTTTCCTGAGTCTTCACACTAAATCCGGAAAAGATCCATGCTGCCACCGGTTTTGCCAGTCCATATGCCACCAGATAACATCCCGCAATGTTCACAACAAATTTCAGCACAGTCTTTGCACTTTTCTGATGATTTTTAAAAGTAAAATACTTGTTCAGAAAATAGCTCACAATACTGCCTACTATATAATTTCCGGCACTCGACACCCAATAACTGCAGCCAAGACAATTATATAATCCAAACATTGTTCCTGTTCCAACCAGTGTATTGATCACTCCGACCAGTAAAAATTTCACTGTTGTTATATCAATCAACTTCTGTTTCTTCTCTTTCATTTACTCTGCCACTCCGATTATCGATTCAACTTGATAGTACGCAGCCATTGCTGCATTATTCCATACATACTGATTGGCCACATCCAAATCTGCAAGCCCCTTCAATGCTGCATATTCCGTCTCCGGTATGACTACCGGAAGCGTCAGATTCTTCTCACCTGCCGCAATCTGCTCTTTTGCAAGCCTGTCTCTCGCCATGCATTTTGCATAGGTATTATAAATATCCCAGCTTCCGTGGAAAAACTGAACAGTAAAAAATACAAGAAGAATCCAGCAGGAGCAGGTAACTGCTATTCCGATTTTTCTGTGCCAGAACTCCTCAACCATGATCAAGATCCCGACGATCAGGAAAAGGGCTGATGAAAGCATATTCCGCTCCGGGTAATAAGAGGCAACTGTATGCATAAAATTTGTAATCAGGCTTGCAGCTAAAAAGAAAAGTGCAATCCATGTTTTTTTATACCATTCCAAAATCACCGAACATA
This region includes:
- the wecB gene encoding non-hydrolyzing UDP-N-acetylglucosamine 2-epimerase, whose protein sequence is MGKIKVMTVFGTRPEAIKMAPLVKELKSRPEIEQITCVTAQHRQMLDQVLETFHIVPEYDLDIMKQGQTLNEVVQRVLGSIGEVLEKERPDIVLVHGDTTTTFAGALAAYHSQIAIGHVEAGLRTWNKYSPFPEEMNRQMVGCLADMHFAPTEVSAKNLRDEGKKEENIYITGNTAIDAMATTVDENYENPIFDWIGDDRMILLTAHRRENLGEPMYHIFRAIKRIVDEFADVKVVYPIHMNPKVRQIAKEVFDDCDRVRLIEPLEVFDFHNFQNKSYLIMTDSGGIQEEAPSLGKPVLVLRDTTERPEGIKAGTLKLTGTDEEVIYNETKKLLSDKEAYNAMSHASNPYGDGHASERIADAIIEKFKDRL
- a CDS encoding ABC transporter permease — its product is MKTVKNICLSLKRYSFLLEQLISRDFKVKYKRSVLGVLWSLLNPILMMCVMAIVFTNVFKFSTPGVNYLTYLLTGLVFFNYFNEASNLSMSSVVANFSLINKIYIPKYIFPLSKCLFVGINFLLTLIPLYAVIILTGTGLNIYHFLLPLSFIFLFVFTLGVSLFLATVSVFLRDMFYIYGIIIQILSYMTPIMYDINMLDPRLQMVLKLNPLYHIITFARTIILYHQIPTSMDFAACIISSIASLIIGAVVFRKNQDKFIYYV
- a CDS encoding glycosyltransferase family 1 protein; translated protein: MKRILVISWYFPPINSSEGLVTYKLLKNSKYQYDVCMQDSNDSWSYGKNEQLPECGNVKKICLQGESLDTWKSAAVEYFRKHQNEYDIVMTRSMPPESHEIGLEIKKMKPGITWIASFGDPIANNPFVLKGMQTMSPYSLQMRYVRKMGIREMISPVREMKNLLWKRRQKAPLQALEKERTLEHNILSNCDKIIFNNPYQKKYMLSSCGKEIAKKAVVLPHSFDAELYDASIAPRSSDKIQMVYIGHLDATRTPRLFLKGIAALKKEHPDLAEHLEVLFYGHMAANDKVYLIDHELLDVVKIKKPVDYKTSLSIMRNSDWLLHVDANLHGILDENIFFAAKLADYIGANRPIFGMTMFEGAGADVVRAVNGVTVSYSVDEIKNYLYLIAYENYTVEIDQDGMNQFNATEVAEKFDAMVEKLDR
- a CDS encoding glycosyltransferase; the protein is MIKKMTAGTFGLTESVIKNDSSERLVLEAGEAIEFTDPETKYCKITFRGSGENAGGYININKYYPVLAGSTAVMELTTPVRLEVELVISAESTLKFDEIEIEELSQPYYLASECSGAKDVLVVVPNYPSFANLYLCAFAHSRNKEYQKKGIHIQVASILASNWYEMSYELEGIPVLQGNYGTLKQLLDSRQYHVIVTHFVDENLMSIYDGYVYPPDQLIFICHGAESIYRYVENLVRPYFTRPLIRTNSAEVFDRRDAFIKKYSQMDNAEWVFVSKWLKEFAEEQHRLKFKNSSVINNVINEQRFPYHAKNAEDRKKIIIIRKFDNCMVHSLDLSVRAILELSRKEFFKELSFEIYGDGDFYEVLTEPLRQFENVHFHRTFIPNDKLSEIYKEQGIALLPSRHDAHPVSMGECASSGLVVIGSRVTSNGYFMQEERFHTLADPEDPLELAQIIERLYYNPEEYLKISRELSEFTRENFCVEKTVEKEIELIRQRQVLSRTPRESFPKKVERPPVLSVLVLNPAEHKKTKKCLLSLLNQKYNGKIEILLSDTGTELEAEEKDEFMRLGGEVLRFVHPAETDVGCMIKEGIRSAAGKYTALIHGNDWVDTEQFAELIERLQKEEADVVLCRGSYADYEKSLLEEIADYDMLMDGSQYRFEDLLYPGYGFKDSGPLLSTAVYRTEKLESISKFCASGKESVDRQWQALSIREIDTIRYYDLNVYRYLKGERKKIQEEKLSLGHEIHSILRTIINDGYTAGKKEYVFRFLIAPLVYRQLNWYCDRQMRQEAWDFFESLSLYPEAYSYVMQYLRKKPDGKYVIPEKPVEENEGEAEQEIPVQEEKSKASARKRDGRKSENKNPENKNPEKKNTEKKKSTYYVKKGIKSVMPHGIVTLISSRRKEE
- a CDS encoding ABC transporter ATP-binding protein: MIKVEDVSMKFNLGIEKNFSLKLFFINMFKPKKKDEKKGNKDFWALKHVNFEVERGEVVGFVGGNGAGKSTLLKVVSGVMKPTEGKITVAGNICPMIELGAGFDMDLTARENIYLNGSILGYSREFIDQKFDEIVSFSELQDFLEVPVRNFSSGMVARLAFSIATQVDPEILIVDEILSVGDLNFQQKSEAKMRSMITGGTTVLYVSHSIDSIRSLCDKVVWLDHGKVVMSGNTEKVCQAYYDSQVSK
- a CDS encoding glycosyltransferase family 2 protein, with amino-acid sequence MKVLTVLVPTYNVEKYLRRCLDSLLLPEVLEEIEVLVVNDGSKDGSADIARAYEKKYPQTVVFVDKENGGHGSTINVGIEKAQGTYFKVLDSDDWVNIGDFIEFVKRLKEETADAVICDYRKEHVYNGKSEYFEYKDLEDGKKYNLNEIDLNILHGEYFMMATTTYRTEVLRASGLKMLEKTFYVDMQYNIVPITKVDTFAYYHLDIYRYFIGRKDQSMNMDNFVRNQEHHKRMIKWLIEYYTGIEKDLTPNKREYIEMILTYTLNTHYSIYCEYDKDHKRAYNEIREFDAYLKKTNQRLYDRLNCMAYVRYNRETQFKFVKVDGSKWHKVMVLARKVKGRFAR
- a CDS encoding GtrA family protein, which translates into the protein MKEKKQKLIDITTVKFLLVGVINTLVGTGTMFGLYNCLGCSYWVSSAGNYIVGSIVSYFLNKYFTFKNHQKSAKTVLKFVVNIAGCYLVAYGLAKPVAAWIFSGFSVKTQENIAMLAGMCIFVGMNYLGQRFVVFREEKSE